From the genome of Candidatus Zixiibacteriota bacterium, one region includes:
- a CDS encoding RsbRD N-terminal domain-containing protein, with protein sequence MSIREHLLTNRADILSSWIGRTFATYPADSVRFFATRSDRFANPVGDTIKRGLSAVFDSLVAGADPERLREDIDAVIRLRSVQNFSAQDAVGFVFALKEIVHASLNGHAGESALREDLSAFDRRVDQLALLAFDLYMSCREQVYDIRAREEKARSAKLLARAHQIIERHATGQKITRDDITPQVEGGERQ encoded by the coding sequence ATGTCCATCCGCGAGCATCTTCTGACTAACCGTGCGGACATCCTGTCCTCATGGATCGGGCGAACCTTCGCCACGTATCCGGCGGATTCCGTTCGCTTCTTCGCAACCCGAAGTGATCGGTTCGCCAATCCGGTCGGTGATACCATCAAAAGGGGCTTGTCGGCCGTCTTTGACAGTCTCGTCGCCGGCGCCGATCCCGAGCGGCTGCGTGAGGATATCGACGCCGTCATCAGGCTCCGGTCGGTGCAGAATTTCTCTGCGCAGGACGCGGTGGGGTTCGTGTTCGCGCTCAAGGAAATCGTGCACGCGTCTCTCAACGGCCATGCCGGCGAATCCGCACTGCGTGAGGACCTGTCTGCCTTTGACCGGCGGGTCGATCAACTCGCTCTTCTCGCGTTCGATCTCTATATGTCGTGTCGTGAGCAGGTCTATGACATCCGGGCGCGAGAGGAAAAAGCCCGGTCCGCCAAACTGCTCGCACGAGCACATCAGATCATCGAACGTCATGCAACCGGTCAAAAAATCACACGTGACGATATCACACCTCAGGTTGAGGGAGGAGAGAGGCAATGA
- a CDS encoding TusE/DsrC/DsvC family sulfur relay protein produces the protein MPTFEWQDVKIQVDEDGFMEEPDQWNERVALALASTEGVDNLTDEHWKLVNYLRDYYQKYGIAPMIRKLCKETGFPLKKVYELFPSGPAKGACKVAGLAKPTGCV, from the coding sequence ATGCCGACATTTGAATGGCAGGATGTGAAGATCCAGGTCGATGAAGACGGATTTATGGAAGAACCGGATCAGTGGAACGAGCGCGTGGCGCTTGCCCTCGCGAGCACCGAAGGTGTCGACAACTTGACCGACGAACACTGGAAGCTGGTCAACTACCTGCGCGATTACTATCAGAAATACGGTATCGCACCGATGATCCGGAAGCTGTGCAAGGAGACGGGTTTTCCGCTGAAGAAGGTCTACGAGCTGTTCCCGTCAGGTCCCGCAAAAGGCGCCTGCAAGGTTGCCGGTTTGGCGAAGCCGACGGGCTGTGTCTGA
- a CDS encoding NAD(P)-binding protein yields the protein MAKVVKKVKKLGGLGRSSGGASSRETSDLRPYLVEKIPPCINTCPNQNQIRECLMIVHKAEAYGKTQEQAFEEAWHRWTETSPFPSVCGRVCPHPCETECNRAKLEGAIAINAFERALGDFGLRKGLKPKKLTEEKRPEKIAIIGSGPAGMTAAYQLARRGYPVTVFEAFPKSGGMLRYGIPDYRLPQNILDAEIQRILDMGVELKLNTIIGKDIPYADLKKDYKAIFVGLGAHTGYSLKIDGEDAANVYTGTDFLHRINVGDMIDVGKKVVVVGGGDTAIDAARVSRRLGAEVTILYRRTRNEMPAIAEEIEGALAEGVTIEYLAAPIAITRSGDRATSITCQRMQLGEPDSSGRRRPVPIDGDTYELECTALIAAISQQPDFAGFEDLIEGRDWIKIDEHMKTKVDAVFAGGDNINLDIAVTAIFHGRRAAEEIHAMLTGEVPYKPEERKLIKAENMMLAYYEQRPRTATKELAPDERLKSLTAEIASTLTLDEATAESLRCMSCGKCFDCGTCWSFCQDSAIVKPLIKGQPYKVKMEYCIGCKKCAENCPCGYIEMH from the coding sequence ATGGCAAAAGTAGTCAAGAAGGTAAAGAAACTTGGAGGTCTGGGCCGCTCTTCCGGTGGGGCATCGAGCCGGGAGACATCGGACCTTCGGCCATATCTTGTTGAAAAGATACCGCCGTGTATCAACACCTGTCCTAACCAGAACCAGATTCGCGAATGCCTGATGATCGTCCACAAGGCGGAAGCGTACGGCAAGACTCAGGAGCAGGCATTCGAAGAAGCCTGGCATCGGTGGACGGAGACATCGCCGTTCCCGTCGGTATGCGGCCGGGTCTGCCCGCACCCGTGCGAAACGGAATGCAACCGTGCGAAACTCGAGGGTGCGATCGCAATCAACGCCTTCGAGCGGGCGCTCGGAGACTTTGGACTACGCAAGGGACTGAAGCCGAAAAAGCTCACCGAGGAAAAGCGCCCGGAGAAAATAGCCATTATCGGATCGGGGCCTGCCGGCATGACCGCCGCATATCAACTGGCGCGACGCGGATATCCGGTGACGGTGTTCGAAGCGTTCCCCAAGTCCGGCGGCATGCTGCGCTACGGCATCCCGGATTATCGTCTGCCGCAAAACATTCTCGATGCCGAAATACAGCGCATCCTCGACATGGGCGTCGAACTCAAGCTGAATACGATAATTGGAAAAGATATCCCGTACGCTGATCTCAAGAAAGACTACAAGGCGATTTTCGTCGGTCTCGGCGCACACACCGGTTACTCGCTGAAGATCGACGGTGAAGATGCCGCCAACGTGTACACCGGTACCGATTTCCTGCACCGCATCAATGTCGGCGATATGATCGATGTGGGCAAGAAGGTGGTCGTCGTCGGCGGCGGTGACACGGCGATCGACGCCGCTCGGGTGTCGCGGCGATTGGGCGCCGAAGTTACCATCCTGTATCGCCGCACCCGCAACGAAATGCCGGCCATTGCCGAGGAAATCGAGGGGGCTCTTGCGGAGGGCGTGACTATCGAGTATCTGGCCGCGCCAATCGCCATTACCAGGAGCGGTGACCGGGCGACTTCGATCACCTGCCAGCGCATGCAGCTCGGCGAACCCGATTCGTCGGGTCGGCGTCGGCCGGTACCGATCGATGGCGATACCTACGAACTCGAGTGCACCGCACTGATCGCAGCGATCTCACAGCAGCCCGATTTCGCGGGTTTCGAAGATCTCATCGAGGGCCGGGACTGGATCAAGATCGACGAACATATGAAGACGAAAGTCGATGCGGTATTCGCGGGAGGCGATAATATCAACCTCGATATCGCCGTCACCGCCATATTCCACGGTCGTCGTGCGGCAGAGGAGATTCACGCCATGTTAACCGGCGAAGTCCCGTATAAGCCGGAGGAGCGTAAACTGATCAAGGCCGAGAACATGATGTTGGCCTACTACGAACAGCGGCCGCGGACCGCGACTAAGGAGCTTGCCCCGGATGAACGGCTGAAATCGCTTACGGCGGAGATTGCGTCTACCCTGACCCTGGACGAGGCAACCGCCGAATCGCTTCGATGCATGAGCTGCGGCAAGTGTTTCGACTGCGGCACGTGCTGGAGCTTCTGCCAGGACAGCGCTATTGTCAAACCGCTAATCAAGGGTCAGCCCTACAAGGTCAAAATGGAATACTGTATCGGCTGCAAGAAATGCGCGGAGAACTGTCCGTGCGGATATATCGAAATGCACTAG
- a CDS encoding cobyrinate a,c-diamide synthase, producing MRGTPRLLIAGLSGDTGKTIVSLSLLRALRSRGVKVAPFKKGPDYIDAAWLGWAADTACRNLDTFMVPAESVRQRFGASSTGRDLALIEGNRGLFDGQDLEGTHSSASLARLLAAPVILVVDATKATRTLAALVMGAMVFEPGVAIAGVILNRVAGTRHESIARATIEQGCGIPVLGALPKLGSGRALIPSRHLGLVPPTETDECAEIKTRLTELALHHLDLDALIEIAHRFDQPVNTAEPVSPARATCTIGVFRDSVFTFYYPENLEALEQAGARLVAIDSLTDQSLPVGLDGLYIGGGFPETQLDRLAGNRALMRSVHRAADSGLPVYAECGGLIYLARTLCRDDRTYQLAGVFDIDLTMQHKPCGHGYVDATVDVVNPFLAPGTRIRGHEFHYTGASGSMSTQTCLKIETGVGLGGGRDGLLKKNVMASYVHIHADGVSCWAPSFVNAAARYRQQRSSSTASTDSSPEEEPEPSVAKSLTM from the coding sequence ATGCGCGGTACACCACGGTTGCTCATCGCGGGGCTCTCGGGTGATACGGGCAAGACGATTGTCTCGTTAAGCCTGCTGAGAGCACTGCGCTCGAGGGGCGTAAAGGTCGCTCCGTTCAAAAAAGGGCCGGATTATATCGATGCCGCCTGGCTCGGCTGGGCGGCCGATACCGCGTGCCGGAACCTCGACACCTTTATGGTGCCGGCGGAATCCGTGCGCCAACGGTTCGGCGCGTCCAGCACCGGCCGTGATCTGGCGCTCATCGAAGGCAACCGGGGACTCTTCGACGGTCAAGACCTGGAGGGCACTCACTCAAGTGCCTCCCTCGCCAGACTTCTGGCGGCACCGGTCATCCTCGTGGTCGATGCGACCAAGGCCACCCGGACGCTGGCCGCACTGGTGATGGGAGCGATGGTATTCGAACCCGGCGTTGCGATCGCCGGGGTTATTCTCAATCGCGTCGCGGGTACTCGACACGAGTCAATTGCCCGCGCCACCATTGAGCAAGGATGCGGTATTCCGGTGTTGGGCGCGCTGCCGAAGCTGGGAAGTGGCCGCGCGCTCATCCCGAGCCGCCATCTCGGCCTGGTGCCGCCGACCGAAACCGATGAATGCGCCGAGATCAAGACCCGCCTGACCGAACTCGCACTGCACCATCTTGATCTCGACGCGCTTATCGAAATCGCTCACCGGTTCGACCAACCCGTCAACACCGCCGAACCGGTGTCGCCGGCTCGCGCTACGTGCACGATCGGTGTCTTTCGGGATTCCGTGTTCACCTTTTACTATCCCGAAAACCTGGAGGCGCTCGAGCAGGCGGGCGCACGCCTGGTCGCGATCGATTCGCTGACGGATCAATCGCTTCCCGTCGGACTCGACGGGCTTTATATCGGCGGCGGATTTCCGGAAACACAACTCGACCGGCTGGCCGGAAATCGTGCGCTGATGCGATCCGTGCACCGGGCTGCCGACAGCGGATTGCCCGTTTATGCGGAGTGCGGTGGACTGATCTACCTTGCGAGGACGCTGTGCCGGGATGATCGAACGTACCAGCTCGCCGGTGTTTTCGACATAGACCTTACGATGCAGCACAAGCCCTGCGGTCACGGGTACGTCGACGCTACTGTCGACGTCGTCAACCCGTTTCTGGCACCCGGGACGCGTATCCGAGGGCACGAGTTTCATTATACCGGGGCATCCGGTTCAATGTCGACACAGACATGTCTGAAAATCGAAACAGGCGTCGGCCTCGGCGGCGGACGCGACGGTCTGCTCAAGAAGAACGTGATGGCCTCGTATGTTCATATCCATGCCGACGGCGTGTCGTGTTGGGCGCCGTCGTTCGTGAATGCGGCTGCACGATATCGGCAACAACGATCGTCGTCCACAGCATCGACTGACAGCTCTCCGGAGGAGGAACCTGAGCCGTCTGTGGCGAAGTCGCTGACGATGTGA
- the dsrB gene encoding dissimilatory-type sulfite reductase subunit beta produces the protein MAVERRTDFGPPHYERFLPPIIKQNYGKWKYHEILKPGVMVHVSETGDKLYTVRASSGRLLSIDKIRIYADLADKYTGGYLRFTSRHNVEFLLTDPSNIDPLIADLQKIGHPVGGIGNAITSIVHTQGWVHCHSAATDASGIVKCVMDDLIEYFDGRKKLPGKLRIALACCLNMCGAVHCSDIAILGIHRRPPKVNHEMLKKQCEIPNVVAACPTAAIRPAIVDGNQSVEVIEDNCMFCANCYTVCPSMPLNDPLNDGVSIWVGGKVSNARHEPMFSKLAIPFISNNPPRWPEVTDAVRRLVELWAANARNHERMGEWIQRIGWPKFFRMADIPFQKEHIDDFKHAGLTYKRSTHLTF, from the coding sequence GGTTCTTGCCGCCGATTATCAAGCAGAATTACGGCAAGTGGAAATATCATGAGATCCTTAAGCCGGGTGTCATGGTACACGTCTCGGAAACCGGCGACAAGCTGTACACGGTTCGCGCGTCCTCTGGCCGTCTGCTCAGTATCGACAAAATCCGCATTTATGCGGACTTGGCCGACAAATACACCGGCGGCTATCTGCGATTCACCAGCCGGCACAATGTCGAGTTCCTGTTGACCGACCCGTCGAATATCGACCCGCTTATCGCCGATCTGCAGAAGATCGGTCACCCGGTTGGTGGCATCGGGAACGCGATCACTTCGATCGTACACACACAGGGCTGGGTGCACTGTCACTCGGCGGCCACCGATGCGTCGGGAATCGTGAAGTGCGTGATGGACGACCTGATTGAGTACTTCGATGGTCGGAAGAAGCTGCCGGGCAAGCTCCGTATCGCACTGGCGTGCTGTCTCAACATGTGCGGCGCGGTACACTGTTCGGATATCGCCATCCTGGGCATTCACCGCCGTCCTCCGAAAGTAAACCACGAGATGCTCAAGAAGCAGTGTGAGATCCCGAACGTGGTTGCCGCGTGCCCGACGGCCGCAATTCGACCGGCGATCGTCGATGGCAACCAGTCAGTGGAAGTGATCGAGGACAACTGCATGTTCTGCGCCAACTGCTACACCGTCTGTCCGTCGATGCCGTTGAACGATCCGCTGAATGATGGCGTGTCGATTTGGGTCGGAGGCAAGGTGTCCAACGCGCGTCACGAGCCGATGTTCTCGAAACTCGCTATTCCGTTTATTTCCAACAATCCGCCGCGCTGGCCGGAAGTGACCGATGCGGTCCGAAGGCTGGTGGAACTGTGGGCGGCGAACGCCCGCAACCACGAACGGATGGGCGAGTGGATTCAGCGAATCGGCTGGCCGAAGTTCTTCCGGATGGCCGACATCCCGTTCCAGAAAGAACATATCGACGACTTCAAGCATGCCGGGCTGACCTATAAGCGGTCAACCCACCTAACGTTCTAG